The sequence ACAGGTTTCTGATGTTTGAAAAAATGGATTTCCTCATCAGTATTTTTAAACCCTCGTTTTAAAACATACTCCTTTAATTTGGACAGGGTTTGGATAATAAGTTGAATTATGGCTTCAACTCGTTGTATCGAGCAATTATCTGCTTCAATCTCCAATTCGTTGATAGCCGTTTCCAGTTTATGTAGTGTTTCATTATAAAATTTATCCAGCATAATACCATTTAAAAATCAATTCTTTGATTAGTAGAAATATAAACATAAACTGCTTTGGGACTTAGCACAGTAAGGGCTTCCACCTGTGTTCTTAGCAAGGTCTGGATTTCATTAGCAGAACTGTTTATCATAGTGAGCACCTGAATATTATATTTCTCAATTATCTTCTTTAGCCCGTTCATTATATTTTTGGATAAGAGTATATCCAAACTTAGGTTGGTCTGATTAATCTTATTCAGCCAAGCATCTTTTTTAGCTACCGCCTCGTTAAACGATTTTTGGGAGTCTGCTATATGTATACAATGCACTAACCTGCCTTTTTTGTTGAAATCAACGGCGAGCTTTTTCAATAATTCACATTCTTCACTATGTAGTCGTACATCGAAAGCGATATTGTTTTCTATACTGAAAGTAGCTTTTTCCGGAACGATAATAATCGGCACATTGACTTTATAATTCTTCTCTGATATTTCCTGCCTAATTTGTGAATTGGATTTTATTCCGTTGGTGTCATATCCGATTATCAGGAAATCTATCGCGTTGTTCTGTAAATAGTTAATGATTGCGTCCGTGAAACTTTC is a genomic window of Chryseobacterium nakagawai containing:
- a CDS encoding universal stress protein, which gives rise to MEIKPKILLPVDFYSTSDNTFLYAIAFAEQFNADVHILTVLEDTAEPEQNNQFRKGLKEREIELFYQQIKSYKNTSEVNLSFGLTKESFTDAIINYLQNNAIDFLIIGYDTNGIKSNSQIRQEISEKNYKVNVPIIIVPEKATFSIENNIAFDVRLHSEECELLKKLAVDFNKKGRLVHCIHIADSQKSFNEAVAKKDAWLNKINQTNLSLDILLSKNIMNGLKKIIEKYNIQVLTMINSSANEIQTLLRTQVEALTVLSPKAVYVYISTNQRIDF